ATTTGATGATTAATTGCACAGCGGGTGCTATTGAAACGGTCACGGTAAAACCAATTATTACCTCATTGCTGGATACTGATCTCTACAAGTACACCATGCAGCAGGTGATGTTCAGTTGTTACCCTGAGGCCACGGGTAAGATGAGCTTCCGTTGTCGCTCGGGTCAGCTGAATCTGGACTTGCTGGAGCTGCGCCGCCAGATTGATTTGCTGGCCGAGCTGTCACTGACAGAAGAAGAGTTGCTCTGGTTAAGTGAGTTGCCTTTTATAACGCCTGAATTTGTGCACTGGTTGCGTCGGTTTCGTCTTGACCCGAAAGCGGTTCATATTGCTGAGACCGGCGGGCATGTAGACATTACGGTGGCTGGCAACTGGGCTGAAATTACCCACTTCGAAATCTTTATTCTGGCTATTGTCAGTGAGCTTCACTGTCGTCGGCATTTTGGTGGCAAGCCTGAACGTTCAGGAGAGCTGCGATTACAGACGAAGATTCAGCAGTTTAAAGTGGATCTGGGCGATGACGCAGATTTTAACCTGGTGGATTTTGGTACCCGGCGACGTTTCTCCGGACAGTGGCATGAGCATGTGGTCAAAACCTTACAGAAAGAACTGCCCTTAGCCTTTGCGGGAACCAGTAATCTGCATCTTGCCCGAATCCTTGGTCTTAAACCTGTTGGTACTATGGCTCATGAATGGCTTCAGGCTCATCAGGCGCTGGGTGACCGATTATCCGACTTTCAACAGGATGCCTTATTTACCTGGCTGGACTATTACCACGGTCAGCTGGGAATAGCCCTGACCGACACGATCAGCATGAAAGCGTTCCTGCAGGACTTTGACCACCGCCTCGCTACCGCTTATGCCGGTATCCGGCATGATTCCGGTGATCCTGTGGCATGGGGTGAGCAGGCGCTGGCGCACTATGCCAGCCTGGGTATTGATGCCCGTGACAAGGTGCTTGTGTTCAGTGACAAGTTGGATTTTGATACGGCATTAATGCTTTACCGGCACTTTTCGGGTCGGGTTAAGGTCAGTTTTGGTATTGGCACCTACCTGACTAACGATATGGGGCAGCCTGCGCCGAATATTGTTCTTAAGCTGGTGGAGCTGAATGGTCAGCCTGTTGCCAAGCTGTCTGACAGTCCGGGCAAAACCATGTGTGAAGATGATGAGTTCGTTGCCAGGCTCAGGGCTTCCTTCCTCAGGGAAGCATCATAACTGCTCAACCTTAAGAGTATGAAAAGTCAGCAGTTTCAATAAAAATAGTTATAACTGGTGGTTGACGGACAGGGATTAAATATGGAGAATGCGCAGCATCAAGACGACGGGGCGATGCGCTGACACGGCAAACCGAACCGGAGCTTGCATTATGGTGGACCCTGTCGGTCCCCCCGCAATGATCAGCTGTCAACCCCGCCAGGCCCGGAAGGGAGCAACGGTAGCAGTGACATCATGTGCCGGGGTGTGGCTGGCAGGGTTTGCCTCCAATCCCGAATTGATCCTGTCTCTGCCGCTCAGGCGCCCTGGTAAACATTACACTACCTTTTATCGATGCCATCTGATGACTGGTGCTTCTGTGTACGTATTTACCTTGAATGTTGATCGGTGACTGATAGTGCATTCTTATGGCATCTTCGTTAGCATAGGTTTCACACATTTCTATTACTGGGTATTGACGCTTTTCAATGAGCTATCAGGTTCTTGCTCGCAAGTGGCGACCTCGTTCTTTCAAGGAGCTGGTTGGGCAGACGCATGTTCTGCAGGCTCTGGTGAATGCACTGGATCAGGATCGTCTGCACCACGCTTATCTGTTTACCGGTACCCGCGGGGTAGGTAAAACCACCATTGCCCGAATTCTGGCAAAGTGTCTCAACTGCGACGAAGGGGTGAGTTCGACACCCTGCGGGCAGTGCGCTGCCTGCTGTGAAATCGATGACGGTCGTTTCGTTGACCTGATTGAGGTGGATGCGGCATCCCGCACCAAGGTGGAAGACACCCGGGAGCTTCTCGATAACGTTCAATACGCTCCGACCCGAGGGCGCTTCAAGGTGTACCTGATTGACGAGGTACACATGTTGTCGGCGCACAGTTTTAATGCGCTGCTGAAAACCCTGGAAGAGCCACCTCCCCATGTGAAGTTTTTGCTGGCGACAACAGACCCGCAAAAACTGCCCATCACC
Above is a genomic segment from Endozoicomonas euniceicola containing:
- the pncB gene encoding nicotinate phosphoribosyltransferase, coding for MINCTAGAIETVTVKPIITSLLDTDLYKYTMQQVMFSCYPEATGKMSFRCRSGQLNLDLLELRRQIDLLAELSLTEEELLWLSELPFITPEFVHWLRRFRLDPKAVHIAETGGHVDITVAGNWAEITHFEIFILAIVSELHCRRHFGGKPERSGELRLQTKIQQFKVDLGDDADFNLVDFGTRRRFSGQWHEHVVKTLQKELPLAFAGTSNLHLARILGLKPVGTMAHEWLQAHQALGDRLSDFQQDALFTWLDYYHGQLGIALTDTISMKAFLQDFDHRLATAYAGIRHDSGDPVAWGEQALAHYASLGIDARDKVLVFSDKLDFDTALMLYRHFSGRVKVSFGIGTYLTNDMGQPAPNIVLKLVELNGQPVAKLSDSPGKTMCEDDEFVARLRASFLREAS